A single window of Mugil cephalus isolate CIBA_MC_2020 chromosome 1, CIBA_Mcephalus_1.1, whole genome shotgun sequence DNA harbors:
- the LOC125006192 gene encoding myelin-oligodendrocyte glycoprotein-like → MEGLFLHFLLRTITSLVFCLLLTHCSRGQSESVDSLQPIIARVGDDVVLPCQIKPSVDVSEATLEWKRSELYVLVWRNGADLTMQKDPSYRGRTSLFPDQLKHGNVSLKLSNVKLSDKGTYKCYVVEINREMFVELVVASAPVSSPVISLSGMDRDILLMG, encoded by the exons ATGGAAGGTCTgttccttcacttcctgctcagaaccatcaccagtttggttttctgtctcctcctgactcACTGTTCTAGAG gtcagtctgagtCAGTGGATTCACTTCAACCAATTATAGCAAGAGTTGGTGATGACGTTGTTCTACCGtgtcaaatcaaaccttcaGTGGACGTTTCTGAAGCAACGTTGGAGTGGAAGAGGTCGGAGCTCTACGTCCTGGTGTGGCGAAATGGTGCAGACCTTACAATGCAAAAAGATCCGtcctacagaggaagaacatctctgttccctGATCAACTGAAACATGGAAACGTTTCCCTGAAACTCTCTAATGTGAAGCTGTCTGATAAAGGAACTTACAAATGTTACGTTGTAGAGATAaatagagagatgtttgttgagcttgttgttg catcagctcctgtctcctcacccgtcatcagtttatcagggatggacagagaca TTCTACTGATGGGATGA
- the LOC125016480 gene encoding lamin-A-like — protein MIQLQVFSSQVNELKEEKKKLQEEMETRNKEMKEIKDENSSSSVTLETLRDIDVVVNPKDCYIVLRNMSDQDKPLGGRQLKVQINNSEPITYTFDSSKELKAGKSVTIYRPGFATLSPDPGDLVWEELKSWMFGDRVQVSLQ, from the exons atgatacaactgcaggttttctcctctcaggtcaatgaactaaaggaggagaagaagaagctgcaggaggagatggagaccagaaacaaagagatgaaggagataaaagatgag aacagcagcagctcagtcacTCTGGAGACGTTAAGAGACATCGATGTGGTGGTTAATCCCAAGGACTGCTATATCGTTCTAAGAAACATgtctgatcag gacaaaccactgggaggacgtcagttaaaagtccagatcaacaatagtgaacccatcacatacacatttgattCATCAAAGGAACTCAAGGCTGGAAAGTCtgttact atatACCGTCCAGGCTTTGCTACACTCTCTCCTGACCCTGGTGACCTGGTGTGGGAGGAGCTGAAGTCCTGGATGTttggagacagagtccaggtctctctgcagtga
- the LOC125016403 gene encoding lamin-A-like, with translation METRNKEMEEMKDELEKNKAAASKPIRSFWLTEPYNYQKKVESLKEESERIKPEQTQNRSSSDSQETLRGIDVNANYNCICLRNKSDQDKPLGGRQLKVQINNSEPITYTFDPSMKLKAGDRVNIRPGGGLRQPDPGDLVWEDLKPWRRGERVQVSLQ, from the exons atggagaccagaaacaaagagatggaggagatgaaagatgag ttggagaagaacaaagctgctgcttccaagCCTATCAGGTCATTCTGG CTAACAGAGCCCTACAACTATCAGAAGAAAGTGGAGTCACTGAAGGAGGAG tcagagagaatcaaacctgaacaaacacagaacaggagcagctcagacagtcaggagacgtTAAGAGGCATCGATGTTAATGCCAACTACAACTGTATCTGTCTGAGAAACAagtctgatcag gacaaaccactgggaggacgtcagttaaaagtccagatcaacaatagtgaacccatcacatacacatttgatccatcaATGAAACTCAAGGCTGGAGACAGAGTTaat atcCGTCCAGGTGGTGGTCTACGTCAACCTGATCCTGGTGACCTGGTGTGGGAGGACCTGAAGCCCTGGAGGCGTGGAGAaagagtccaggtctctctgcagtga